A region of the Halanaerobiales bacterium genome:
CAGAGAAGATGATGATTATGATCAATTTATAGCTTATATAAAAGAAAGAGAAGAAGAACCGGTTATTTTAGCATTTGAACAACTAGAATAAGTTATGTAGCATTTATAAAACTGTATGAAAAGTTTTCTTCGCATTCAAAGCTATTTTTTGAGTCATCTATAATTCATTCGATGATAAATAAATTTTACTTTGACTTTTTTTGACCTTTATTATATAATATTAAATGTAAAATATAAATAATGATTAAAAATATATATGGAGGTTGATATAATGCGAATGGATAATTTTACTCGAAAAGCCCAACAGGCTTTAGCTGAGGCTCAACATCAGGCTGAAGATTTAAATCATCAGGAAATTTTTCCTGCTCATCTTCTTTACTCATTGGTAGAAGAAGACACTGGAATTGTGAGACCTATTTTAGAAAAATTGGGTCTTAACTTAGAAAATTTAAAAAATGACTTAAAAGATATATTAGAAAGTCTACCAGAGGTTTATTCAGATGATAATCAATTATATATGTCACAACAATTAAGTAAAGTTTTAAATAAAGCAAAAAAACAGGCTCAGAAAATGGATGATGACTACATTTCTACCGAACATTTTTTATTAGGTTTAATGGCAGATGGCAATTCCAAAACAGCTGAGTTATTAAAGGAAAAAAATATTGATCTTGCTAAAATTAAAGATGTCATAGAAGATATTAGGGATGGGGCTAAAGTTAGAAGTGAAAATGCTGAAGAAGAATATCAGGTTTTGGAAAGATATACAATAGATATAACAGATCAGGCCAAACAGGGAGAGTTAGATCCTGTTATCGGTCGAGATGAGAGAATTAGAAGAGTTATGCAGGTTTTATCCAGAAGAAGAAAGAACAACCCGGTTTTAATTGGTGAACCGGGTGTTGGTAAAACAGCAGTAGTTGAAGGGTTGGCCCAGAGGATAGTTAATGGTGATGTACCAGAAACTTTAAAAGACAAAAGAGTTATTTCTCTTGATATGGGTACACTTGTTGCTGGAACTAAGTATCGAGGTGAATTTGAAGACAGATTAAAGTCTGTAATCAAAGAGATTAAAAAAGCTGAAGGACAGATTATACTCTTTATAGATGAAATGCATACTATTGTTGGGGCTGGTGCTTCAGAAGGTTCTACAGATGCCTCTAATCTACTTAAACCTGCACTTGCCAGAGGTGAACTTCACTGTGTAGGGGCAACTACTCTTGAAGAATACAAAAAACATATTGAAAAAGATGCCGCTTTAGAAAGAAGATTTCAACCTATTAAAATAAATGAACCAAGTATAGAAGATACTATATCTATTTTACGAGGATTAAAAGAAAAATATGAAATTCATCATGGAGTAAGAATTCAGGATAAAGCGCTTGTAGCAGCAGCCAATCTTGCAGAAAGATATTTGACTGAGAGATTTCAACCGGATAAAGCTATTGATTTAATTGATGAAGCTGCTTCCAAATTGAGGATTGATATTGATTCTATGCCACTTGAAATAGATGAATTAAATCGTAAAATAAGAAGATTGGAAATAGAAAAAGAAAATTTAAAGCAGGAAGATGATCAAGAATCAAAAGAAAGATTAGAAGAATTAAAGAGAAGGATAAGTGAACTAAAAGAAAAAAGAGATCCTATTATGGCCCGCTGGAAAAATGAAAAAGATCTTATTCAAAAAAGACAAAAACTTAAAGAAGAAATTGATAAGATTAACTATAAGGCCGAAAATGCAGAAAGAGAAGCTGATTATGAAGAAGCAGCTCGCTTACGTTATGGTAAATTAAATGATCTTAAAAAAGAATTAGAAGAAACTAGAGAAAAAATTGAAGAATTAGATGATTATCACATTTTAAGAGAAGAGGTAACTGAAGATGATATTGCAGAAGTAGTATCCTCCTGGACTGATATTCCATTACAACAGATAATGGAAGATGAAAAGGAAAAATTAATTAAAATGGAAGAAGAATTATCAAAAAGAGTTGTGGGCCAGAATGAAGCAATCAAAGCTATAAGTAATGCCATTAGACGTTCCAGAACTGGCTTGCAGACTGAGGATAGACCATTAGGATCATTCATTTTTATGGGTCCTACCGGAGTTGGTAAAACAGAGCTTGCCAAAACACTTGCTGCTTCCTTATTTGATGATGAAAAATCATTGGTAAGACTTGATATGTCAGAATATATGGAAAGACATGCAGTAGCTAAATTGATTGGTTCACCTCCAGGATATGTAGGATTTGAAGAAGGGGGACAGTTGACTGAAAGGATAAGAAGACAGCCTTATTCTGTTATTCTTTTGGATGAAATTGAAAAAGCTCATCCTGATGTCTTTAATATCTTATTACAAATACTTGATGATGGTATTTTAACAGATAGTCAGGGTAATGAAGTTGATTTTAGAAATACAGTAATAATTATGACTTCAAACTTAGGTTCTGAGTATATTCAGGATATGGATGATGAAGAAAAGATGAGAGAGAAAGTTATGACTGCTCTTAAAAATAATTTCCGTCCTGAATTCATCAATAGAATTGATGAAAAGATTATATTCCACTCCTTAAGTAGAGAAGATATTTTAGAGATTGTAGAAATTAAGGTAAGAGACCTCAAACACAAAATGGCCAAAAGAAATTTGAAATTAAAAATTACAGATAAAGCAAAAAAAGAACTTGCTGAATTAGGATATGATCCAACTTATGGAGCCCGGCCACTTGATAGAGCAATTCAAAAATATATTAAAGATGAGTTAGCTATGAAACTTTTAGAAATTGATAATGATGAAATTGAAAAAGTGATAGTTGATTATAAGGAAAATGAATTCGAATTTGATTTTGTAAAATAAAATAAACTCAGGTAAAATTCCTCACTTTTTGTTGGGGAATTTTGTTTTTTATCAGTTTTAGTTATTTGATATTTTGGCTAAGTGATGATATAATTTGAGTTGATTTATAGTTGGAAATTTGCAATATTTTGAGGCAAAATAGTATGTTTTTTAATCATTTATAATAAATTTAATATAATTAAGTTAGGAAACAGGAGGGATTTTAATTGTCAATACTTTTAGTTGATGATGCAGCTTTTATGAGAATAAACTTAAAAAATATTCTTGAAAAAGCTGGTTATGAAGTTGTTGGACAGGCTGAAAATGGAAAAGAAGCTATTAAAAAATACAAAGATCTTGAACCAGATTTGGTTACAATGGATATTACCATGCCTGAAATGGATGGGATAGAAGCAGTAAAAAAGATCAGAGAAATTAATAGTGAGGCAAATATTATTATGTGTAGTGCAATGGGACAACAATCTATGGTGGTTGAAGCTATAGAGGCTGGAGCTAAAGATTTTATTGTTAAACCTTTTGATGATGACCGGGTTATTGAGGCAGTAGAAAAAGCTATGTAGGCAAATATAGAATATTTTCAATAAATTTCTTGACTTTGTTAAAATTTTAATATATAATCAAATCGTTGATTAAAAATATTAACCAAAAATTAATTAAAATAAATTAAAAAAGAAAAGGAGGTCGTGATAATGATGATTAATCTAATTAATATTCAGGAAGCAGTTAAAAATATTAGTGTTTCTCTACCGGTTATAACAAGTAGAGGCAAAGTGCGTCTTGCTACATCTGCGCCTGAAGCAGGTAAATTATGGAAAACAAAATATAAATATTCACGACCTACCGGTGAAAAATTTTAGTACATAAATGGAAGAATTATTTTAAATTTTATGCTGAGTAACTGAAATTTACCACAGGTTGTGAATCCTGTGGTTTTTTTAATGCTCTAAAAAAACTATATCTAAAAATACTTTAAAGAGACCACAGGTGTATTATAGCCTGTGGTTTTTTATTTTTGTAATAAAATGAAGATTGAAAAAATAAGGGGGATTACCATGAATAAAAATATAATAATATGTGAGTATGAAGATAAGTATGCCGAATCAATAGCGGAAATGTGGAATAAGAGTTCAGAAAATTGGGGAGGATATGACCATTTAATAACTACGGAGACTATAATAGATGAACATAAAAATATAGATTTTATCAATACATATTTAGCAGTAGATAAAGAAAAGGATTCTGTGGTTGGTTATTGTGGGTTTTCTGAATATAGAAATGATGAAGGGGCATTATATTTGCCGATTATTAATGTTAGACCTGATTATCAGGGGAAAAAGATTGGAAAAGCTCTTGTTTTAAAAACAGTAGAAAGAACTAATGAAATGGGATGGCCCAGATTGGATCTCTACTCCTGGGCGGGTAATACAAAAGCGGTCCCACTTTATAAAAAGTGTGGTTTTTTCTGGGAGAAAAGAGATGATAATGTCCATCTTATGAATTTTATACCTACTGTTTTACAAACTGAAGTTCTTGAAGAATATTTTGAAAAAATTGATTGGTATGAAGATAGTATGAGAGAAATTAAATTAGAAGAAGATGGAAAAGAAGAAAATAACTATAATCATTATGAATATATCTGGAAATTAGATGATAATCGTTTGGAAATTGGATTTGAGAGGTTGGCCCGGGGGATGAGAAAGATTGAAACTCCTGAATATCTTATTGAAGCAAAGTTAGAAAATAATAGTCTGGTTTATGGTAGAAAATATAAGATAAGATATAAGGTTATAAATAAAAGTGATAAAGAACTTAATATTGAAATAAAAGGTGAAAATGATAAAAGCATTGATTTTAATTATACAGAAAAAGCCAGAGTAAAAGATCAAAAAATATTTAAAGGAGAGTTTTTCTTAAATAAAGTTGAAGATGCTATTTCTGGTGATAAAACTCATCCTGCTGTTAAAGCCAATTTTAAAATCAATGGTAAAAAAGCAGTATTTAAACAGGGGATAAAAATAAAATC
Encoded here:
- the clpB gene encoding ATP-dependent chaperone ClpB, which translates into the protein MDNFTRKAQQALAEAQHQAEDLNHQEIFPAHLLYSLVEEDTGIVRPILEKLGLNLENLKNDLKDILESLPEVYSDDNQLYMSQQLSKVLNKAKKQAQKMDDDYISTEHFLLGLMADGNSKTAELLKEKNIDLAKIKDVIEDIRDGAKVRSENAEEEYQVLERYTIDITDQAKQGELDPVIGRDERIRRVMQVLSRRRKNNPVLIGEPGVGKTAVVEGLAQRIVNGDVPETLKDKRVISLDMGTLVAGTKYRGEFEDRLKSVIKEIKKAEGQIILFIDEMHTIVGAGASEGSTDASNLLKPALARGELHCVGATTLEEYKKHIEKDAALERRFQPIKINEPSIEDTISILRGLKEKYEIHHGVRIQDKALVAAANLAERYLTERFQPDKAIDLIDEAASKLRIDIDSMPLEIDELNRKIRRLEIEKENLKQEDDQESKERLEELKRRISELKEKRDPIMARWKNEKDLIQKRQKLKEEIDKINYKAENAEREADYEEAARLRYGKLNDLKKELEETREKIEELDDYHILREEVTEDDIAEVVSSWTDIPLQQIMEDEKEKLIKMEEELSKRVVGQNEAIKAISNAIRRSRTGLQTEDRPLGSFIFMGPTGVGKTELAKTLAASLFDDEKSLVRLDMSEYMERHAVAKLIGSPPGYVGFEEGGQLTERIRRQPYSVILLDEIEKAHPDVFNILLQILDDGILTDSQGNEVDFRNTVIIMTSNLGSEYIQDMDDEEKMREKVMTALKNNFRPEFINRIDEKIIFHSLSREDILEIVEIKVRDLKHKMAKRNLKLKITDKAKKELAELGYDPTYGARPLDRAIQKYIKDELAMKLLEIDNDEIEKVIVDYKENEFEFDFVK
- a CDS encoding response regulator, translating into MSILLVDDAAFMRINLKNILEKAGYEVVGQAENGKEAIKKYKDLEPDLVTMDITMPEMDGIEAVKKIREINSEANIIMCSAMGQQSMVVEAIEAGAKDFIVKPFDDDRVIEAVEKAM